A region from the Halomarina litorea genome encodes:
- a CDS encoding aminotransferase class V-fold PLP-dependent enzyme gives MGVQESEPLDVERIREDFPILGRKVGGDVSTPGEGPGDDTPLVYLDNAATSQTPDRVVDAIAEYYRVYNSNVHRGIHSLSQEASVAYEEAHDTVADFVGAEGREEIVFTKNTTEAMNLVAYAWGLEELGPGDEVVLTEMEHHASLVTWQQIGKRTGAAVKYIPVDEQGRLDMDAAAELITDDTRMVSAVHVSNTLGTINPIADLADLAHDHDAYVFVDAAQSVPNRPVDVSDLGADFLAFSAHKMCGPTGVGALYGREHILEEMQPYLYGGDMIRKVTYDDATWEDLPWKFEAGTPNVADGIAFAEACEYLDDVGLERIQAHEQQLTEYAYEELDARGDVTIYGPPADDRGGLVAFNVDGVHAHDLSSIVNDYGVAIRAGDHCTQPLHDKLGVAASARASFYLYNTREEIDVLLEAVDAAVELFA, from the coding sequence ATGGGAGTACAAGAGTCCGAACCGCTCGACGTCGAGCGCATCCGCGAGGACTTCCCCATCCTCGGGCGGAAGGTCGGCGGGGACGTCTCGACGCCGGGTGAGGGGCCGGGCGACGACACGCCGCTGGTCTACCTCGACAACGCGGCGACGAGCCAGACCCCCGACCGCGTCGTCGACGCCATCGCGGAGTACTACCGGGTGTACAACTCGAACGTCCACCGCGGCATCCACAGCCTCAGCCAGGAGGCCAGCGTCGCCTACGAGGAGGCCCACGACACGGTCGCCGACTTCGTCGGCGCCGAGGGCCGCGAGGAGATCGTCTTCACCAAGAACACCACCGAGGCGATGAACCTCGTCGCCTACGCGTGGGGGCTGGAGGAACTCGGCCCGGGCGACGAGGTCGTCCTCACGGAGATGGAACACCACGCCTCGCTGGTGACGTGGCAACAGATCGGCAAGCGCACCGGCGCCGCGGTGAAGTACATCCCCGTCGACGAGCAGGGTCGCCTCGACATGGACGCCGCCGCGGAACTCATCACCGACGACACGCGGATGGTCAGCGCCGTCCACGTCTCGAACACGCTGGGGACGATAAACCCCATCGCGGACCTCGCCGACCTCGCCCACGACCACGACGCCTACGTCTTCGTGGACGCCGCCCAGTCGGTCCCGAACCGGCCCGTCGACGTCTCCGACCTCGGCGCGGACTTCCTCGCGTTCTCGGCGCACAAGATGTGCGGCCCGACCGGCGTCGGAGCGCTCTACGGGCGCGAGCACATCCTCGAAGAGATGCAGCCGTACCTCTACGGCGGCGACATGATCCGGAAGGTCACCTACGACGACGCGACGTGGGAGGACCTCCCGTGGAAGTTCGAGGCGGGCACGCCGAACGTCGCCGACGGCATCGCGTTCGCCGAGGCGTGCGAGTACCTCGACGACGTCGGACTGGAGCGGATTCAGGCCCACGAACAGCAGTTGACGGAGTACGCCTACGAGGAACTCGACGCGCGCGGCGACGTCACCATCTACGGCCCGCCCGCCGACGACCGCGGCGGTCTCGTCGCGTTCAACGTCGACGGCGTCCACGCCCACGACCTCTCCTCTATCGTCAACGACTACGGCGTGGCCATCCGCGCGGGCGACCACTGCACCCAGCCACTCCACGACAAACTCGGCGTCGCCGCCTCCGCGCGGGCGTCGTTCTACCTCTACAACACGCGAGAGGAGATCGACGTGCTGTTGGAGGCGGTCGACGCCGCGGTCGAACTGTTCGCCTGA
- a CDS encoding DUF424 domain-containing protein produces the protein MLLTERETQEGLLVSVCDPDVLGQTFEDGPVSLTVEESFYAEGAEEADEDRVVGALARASVANIVGTRAVSLAVENGFVDESTVLNLDGTRHAQLLRM, from the coding sequence ATGCTCCTGACGGAACGAGAGACACAGGAGGGACTCCTCGTGTCGGTCTGCGACCCGGACGTCCTCGGCCAGACGTTCGAGGACGGTCCCGTCTCCCTCACCGTCGAGGAGTCCTTCTACGCGGAGGGGGCCGAGGAGGCCGACGAGGACCGCGTCGTCGGTGCGCTGGCCCGCGCCTCCGTCGCCAACATCGTCGGCACCCGCGCCGTCTCGCTGGCGGTCGAGAACGGCTTCGTCGACGAGAGCACGGTGTTGAACCTCGACGGGACGCGCCACGCCCAGTTGCTGCGGATGTAG
- a CDS encoding tetratricopeptide repeat protein: MSDERDRDHRFSDGEGFGDPYEGFDLDPPELEVDPEQVDPVDSRALTDLLDERQIPKGQMDVEALIDVGLSYMQINRFEQATETLERAARVADDPLLEQEAWVNKGAAHAELEEYDEAIGAYEEALFIDDESEHAATAETNLAYALWEAGRTEQALEHAERAVEVDPRFGQAWYNRGFFLAERGLNEEAVDCFDNALRLDFRTPEILEEKAAALEHLGRDEEAERLSEEADELRQRAEARMVE; encoded by the coding sequence ATGAGCGACGAGCGAGACCGGGACCATCGGTTCTCGGACGGCGAGGGGTTCGGCGACCCGTACGAGGGGTTCGACCTCGACCCGCCGGAACTCGAGGTCGACCCCGAACAGGTCGACCCGGTGGACTCCCGCGCCCTGACCGACCTGCTGGACGAACGCCAGATACCGAAAGGACAGATGGACGTGGAGGCCCTCATCGACGTGGGGCTCTCGTATATGCAGATCAACCGCTTCGAACAGGCCACCGAGACCCTCGAACGCGCCGCGCGCGTGGCCGACGACCCCCTCCTCGAACAGGAGGCGTGGGTCAACAAGGGGGCGGCCCACGCGGAACTGGAGGAGTACGACGAGGCCATCGGCGCCTACGAGGAGGCCCTGTTCATCGACGACGAGTCCGAACACGCCGCCACCGCCGAGACGAACCTCGCGTACGCGCTGTGGGAGGCCGGCCGGACCGAACAGGCCCTCGAACACGCCGAACGCGCCGTCGAGGTCGACCCCCGGTTCGGGCAGGCGTGGTACAACCGCGGGTTCTTCCTCGCCGAACGCGGCCTGAACGAGGAGGCCGTCGACTGCTTCGACAACGCCCTCAGACTCGACTTCCGCACCCCCGAGATACTTGAGGAGAAGGCGGCGGCGCTCGAACACCTCGGACGCGACGAGGAGGCCGAACGCCTCTCCGAGGAGGCCGACGAACTCCGCCAGCGCGCCGAAGCGCGGATGGTCGAATGA
- the thpR gene encoding RNA 2',3'-cyclic phosphodiesterase, whose product MRAFVSVDCDPLVEGIRAAQEPFRDVDGIRVVDPEGAHVTLKFLGDIEEDRVPAVEEALAAAVGDADVGPFDLRLTGYGAFPSTDYISVVWVGADEGSAELTRLQAAVEDRLVALGFDSEDHEFTPHVTIARMDDAREKTHVKRVVAEETPDAGTMRVESVALTESTLTRAGPEYDTVARIPL is encoded by the coding sequence ATGCGCGCGTTCGTCAGCGTGGACTGCGACCCCCTCGTCGAGGGGATTCGGGCCGCACAGGAACCCTTCCGCGACGTCGACGGCATCAGGGTCGTCGACCCGGAGGGCGCGCACGTCACCCTGAAGTTCCTCGGCGACATCGAGGAGGACCGCGTCCCGGCCGTCGAGGAGGCCCTCGCCGCCGCCGTCGGGGACGCCGACGTGGGACCGTTCGACCTGCGACTGACCGGGTACGGCGCGTTCCCGAGCACTGACTACATCAGCGTGGTGTGGGTCGGCGCCGACGAGGGGAGCGCGGAACTGACCCGCCTGCAGGCCGCCGTCGAGGACCGACTCGTGGCACTCGGCTTCGATTCGGAGGACCACGAGTTCACCCCGCACGTCACGATAGCGCGGATGGACGACGCCCGCGAGAAGACCCACGTCAAGCGCGTCGTCGCGGAGGAGACGCCCGACGCGGGAACGATGCGCGTCGAGTCGGTGGCCCTCACCGAGAGCACCCTCACCCGCGCGGGCCCGGAGTACGACACCGTCGCCCGGATTCCGCTCTGA
- a CDS encoding ZIP family metal transporter: MAGGRLPGDVVEFANVVLVFVAGLVTALATGIGALPFFLVEDVSDRWNVVLWGLASGIMVAASVFGLVGEGLAAAEPWVLPVSLGLSAGVRTAIPLVVGLAAGVVLVVVVHAVIEGAEVDPKQYEEAGYRRLVLILGVLTVHSFPEGVAIGVSFAELGFEGGYPLFGFSIPLLAVFMTVAISIHNVPEGLAISIPLRSMDVPPVRMVWWAVFSSLPQPVGAVVAFYFVRVAREFLPVGFGFAAGAMIYLVVSEFIPEALDVGEELPGRGYPELTAGVLAGVALMVPLALV, translated from the coding sequence ATGGCCGGGGGACGGCTACCGGGGGACGTGGTCGAGTTCGCCAACGTCGTGCTGGTGTTCGTTGCGGGCCTCGTGACGGCCCTAGCGACCGGTATCGGGGCGCTCCCCTTCTTCCTCGTCGAGGACGTCTCAGACAGGTGGAACGTCGTGCTCTGGGGGCTGGCCTCCGGCATCATGGTGGCGGCGTCGGTGTTCGGCCTCGTCGGCGAGGGGCTGGCGGCCGCAGAACCGTGGGTTCTCCCCGTCTCGCTCGGCCTGTCGGCGGGCGTCCGGACGGCGATACCGCTCGTCGTCGGTCTCGCGGCGGGCGTCGTCCTGGTCGTCGTCGTCCACGCGGTCATCGAGGGGGCGGAGGTGGACCCGAAACAGTACGAGGAGGCGGGTTACCGCAGACTCGTGCTCATCCTCGGCGTCCTCACGGTCCACTCGTTCCCCGAGGGCGTCGCCATCGGCGTCTCCTTCGCGGAACTGGGCTTCGAGGGGGGCTACCCGCTGTTCGGGTTCTCGATACCCCTGCTGGCGGTGTTCATGACCGTCGCCATCTCCATCCACAACGTCCCGGAGGGGCTCGCCATCTCCATCCCGTTGCGGTCGATGGACGTCCCGCCCGTGCGAATGGTCTGGTGGGCGGTGTTCTCCAGCCTGCCACAGCCAGTCGGGGCCGTCGTCGCCTTCTACTTCGTGCGGGTCGCCCGCGAGTTCCTCCCCGTCGGGTTCGGCTTCGCGGCGGGCGCGATGATCTACCTCGTGGTGAGCGAGTTCATCCCCGAGGCGCTGGACGTGGGCGAGGAGTTGCCCGGCCGCGGCTACCCGGAGCTGACCGCGGGCGTCCTCGCCGGGGTGGCGCTCATGGTGCCGCTGGCGCTCGTCTGA
- a CDS encoding 50S ribosomal protein L39e, with translation MGKKSKAKKKRLAKLERQNSRVPAWVILKTDRETMQNPKRRHWRRNDTDE, from the coding sequence ATGGGCAAGAAGTCGAAGGCCAAGAAAAAGCGGCTCGCGAAGCTCGAGCGGCAGAACAGCCGCGTCCCCGCGTGGGTCATCCTCAAGACCGACCGCGAGACGATGCAGAACCCCAAGCGACGCCACTGGCGGCGTAACGACACGGACGAATGA